A portion of the Sabethes cyaneus chromosome 3, idSabCyanKW18_F2, whole genome shotgun sequence genome contains these proteins:
- the LOC128744164 gene encoding beta-1,3-glucan-binding protein-like, producing the protein MMIAATGTSLALIVAALLISAARIIVCQPTEDGIGHRWGGSESLIGRDRQKCVRSPTTASGSAIQRGRKFCSGELIFEDNFDFFDFEIWEHENTLAGGGNWEFQWYTNNRSNSFVEDGVLYIRPTLTANEYGEEFLSSGTISLWGNRPVEQCTNPAFYGCERRGTEMNILNPVKSARVRTLQSFNFKYGRAEVRAKLPSGDWLWPAIWLLPKRNAYGTWPASGEIDLMESRGNENLTVNGTPIGTQQVGHTLHFGPNPSNNGWNTASLAKNSPPEEAYSKNFNIFGFTWSPDNITVSINGEQTVIFEAGDGFWKRAGFDKRNLENPWRYGSKMAPFDQEFHFILNLAVGGVNGYFPDNAENPGGKPWLNSSPKAATDFWDGRESWLPTWNLDKNDGKDAALQIDYVKVWAL; encoded by the exons ATGATGATCGCAGCCACCGGAACGTCGTTGGCACTGATAGTGGCGGCACTACTGATAAGCGCGGCACGCATCATCGTTTGTCAGCCTACCGAGGATGGCATTGGCCACAGGTGGGGCGGCAGTGAGTCACTGATAGGACGCGATCGCCAAAAGTGTGTCAGGTCTCCAACTACCGCCAGTGGCAGCGCGATCCAGCGTGGCCGCAAGTTCTGCAGCGGCGAACTGATCTTCGAAGACAATTTCGATTTCTTCGATTTTGAAATCTGGGAGCACGAGAACACACTGGCCGGTGGTGGG AACTGGGAGTTTCAGTGGTATACCAACAATCGGTCCAATTCATTTGTCGAGGATGGCGTCCTATACATAAGGCCTACGCTAACGGCGAACGAGTATGGAGAGGAATTTCTAAGCTCGGGTACGATCAGTTTATGGGGTAATCGACCTGTAGAGCA ATGCACGAACCCAGCTTTCTACGGCTGTGAACGACGGGGAACGGAAATGAATATTCTAAATCCGGTCAAAAGCGCGCGCGTAAGAACGCTTCAGtcgttcaatttcaagtacggTCGAGCGGAGGTTCGGGCAAAGCTACCTTCCGGAGATTGGCTTTGGCCAGCCATTTGGTTACTTCCGAAGCGGAACGCATACGGAACGTGGCCAGCATCGGGTGAAATCGATTTGATGGAGTCGCGTGGTAATGAGAATCTTACGGTAAATGGTACTCCAATAGGAACGCAGCAGGTTGGCCATACGCTGCATTTCGGACCAAATCCGTCGAACAATGGCTGGAATACGGCTAGTTTGGCAAAAAACTCACCACCCGAAGAAGCGTACAGCAAGAACTTTAACATCTTTGGGTTTACTTGGAGTCCTGACAACATTACCGTTAGCATTAATGGAGAGCAAACGGTGATTTTTGAAGCAGGAGATGGCTTTTGGAAGCGGGCAGGTTTTGATAAGCGCAACTTGGAGAATCCTTGGCGGTATGGTAGCAAAATGGCTCCATTTGATCAGGAGTTTCATTTTATTCTAAATCTGGCGGTCGGTGGAGTGAATGGATACTTTCCCGATAATGCGGAAAATCCGGGCGGTAAGCCATGGCTCAATAGTTCGCCTAAAGCGGCAACCGACTTCTGGGATGGACGTGAAAGTTGGCTGCCGACATGGAATCTAGATAAAAATGATGGCAAAGATGCTGCACTTCAGATTGATTATGTTAAAGTGTGGGCTTTGTGA